The following nucleotide sequence is from Bradyrhizobium roseum.
CCGATCCGCTGCTCGAGCCAGATGCTGGCGCGGCGGGTGGCTTCGAACTTCGCCTCCAACTGATCCTCGATATAGGCATCGGCGAAGGCGTTGGCGATTCTCGCGGCCTTCTGGGGGTCGAGGGAGGTGTAGGAAATCTGCTCGATGTAGCTGCGCCCGAGGCGGGTGACCCTCAGGTTGGCCCTGAGCTGGGCAATCACACCGCGCAAGATTTCCTCGCTCGAAGGCTCAGGGGTCGGAGCGGCTGACCAGATCAACGAAAAGATGCGCTGTTTGAGGCTCTCGCCGGAGCCGACGAATTCGGGATCTGAAACCAGCTGCAGCCGCTTGGCGACGACGCCCGCGACCTTTTCCGACTTGGTCGTTTCGATTTCACTTTCGACCGACGCATCCTCGACGATGCGGTTCTCCGTCGCGAGCTCCGACTGCGAGAAGCTCACCCGCTTGGTATCGATGATCATGTCGGTCTGGGCGGTATACTTGCGCGGCGTGAGCGCGAGGTAGGCTATTCCCATGATGACGGCCAGAGCCGTGACCAGCGCGACCAGCCGCCATTGCCGGGTTACAAAATCGCGAATCTGCAGGAGCGAAAGCCCCGCGGCATGGGGCGGGGCAATCGAGGCGGCATAACGCGGAAATTGGCCAGACACGTTCATCGGTGGTCCTTGAACTCGATCCGCGATACTTAACGTGTCGGACTGACCGGATCAGCCGCAGTCGTGGTGCCGGCGTCAGGTGTATCCGCCGTGATGATGATGGTGCCCGACGTGATCTGGACCACGGCCGACCTGCCGCCACCGCCCGGATTGAATGTCCTGCTCGCGGCCCTGTTCGGATTGACGATGACGACGCTGCCCGCGTTGCCGGTGGCCGTATTCGCCGCCGCGATGGTGGCCGACGTCGACATGTCGCCCGCCACTGCGGCAAAAGAAGACTGGAACTGGCTGTTCTCGAAGCTCGCCACGGCCTGCTGGATCTGCAGCGCGGCCTGTTGGTCGATGGTGCTGCACGCGACGGCGGCCTGAGCGAGGCCGGCGGCAATCGCCGTACGGAAGCGGGGTGTCGTGCCCTGAGCCAGATTGACCAGGTCGGGCGCTAGGTCCGCAGACGTTCCTGCGAGTTCGCGCACGCGGGCCTCGATCGCGCGGGTATCGGAGTTCGGCGCGACAAGCGCACCCGGATTTGCCTTGAATTCCGCAATCGACTCGGGCGTGGCCGGCGGAGCAACGCAGGGCGCGGCCCATGCAAAGCTGACGCAAGACGCCAGGACAATCTGCGAGAACAGGACCTTCGCTACACAACCATGACGCATTTTACACCCCAGCCTGAACAGCCATTAATATTCTAGAGAAATCCATCTCTTAGGGTATCGCATGGCCGTAATAGGTTCAACTGAACAGGATTGGTAAGGTTGACGGTTAAGTCCTTGTCCGAGTGATAACCTAAGTCAATCGATTGAAAATGCTTGGATTTACGGTCGAGCATTAAATATCTGTCGAATTTGTCGTTATCTTCTCGGCGAATGCGACCGGATGGCACAGGTTCTAAGGCAGGTCATGTCTATATGTGCTTGGTAACTTTCCCATTTATCCTCACGAAGGTGCGTTAGGAATGCGAGCCTCCCTGGAGGGCGCCGAACAACTGATGGTACAGGGGCGTCGTCCTTTGCTACCGGCCGGAGTGCGGATCTACGCGTTCGGGGACGTCCACGGGCGGCTCGACCTGCTCGATGAACTGCTGGGCAAGGTCGACGCCGATCTGGCCGGCCATCCCGTGGCCAGGGCCATTTTCGTGTTTCTTGGCGACTACATCGACCGCGGCAATCATTCGCGCGAGACGATCGATCGATTGATCGAACGCCACGAGATGGGCGAGCATGTTTTCCTGAAAGGAAACCATGAGCAGATCGCGCTCAAATGTTTGAGCGATCCCGGCCTGTTCGATCGATGGCTGCGTCTCGGCGGGACCGAAACGCTGGCCTCCTATGGGATCGAAGTGGGCAGCAAGATCAGAATCGCCGAATTACAGGCCGCTTTTCACAGGGCGTTGCCGCAAACCCACATCAAGTTCTTCCGCGCCCTGCGGCCGTCATTTGAATGTGGAGATTTTTTCTTCGCCCATGCCGGCGTAAAGCCGCGCGTCGCGCTGGCGCGCCAGGCGGAAAAGGACCTGCTTTGGATTCGCGAGGCATTTCTGACGTCGAACGCGGATTTCGGCAAGACGATCATCCATGGTCATACGCCCGGTTACGAAATCGAGGTTAGGCCAAACCGCATCAATATCGACACAGGCGCCTATGCAACGGGCAGATTGACGTGCCTCGTGATGGAAGGCTCGTCACTGTCTTTCATCGATACGCTGCCGTCCTGATCCGATCGGAAGCCCACATCGCCTCAGCCGGAATCCTTCGGGCGAAAGCAGGAAACGGTCCTCGCGGAATTCCTGGCAGGACCGTGCCGCTTGTTCCTGTCGCCTGTTTTACGCCGGCGTTTCCATTAGCGTTAACAAACTAAAGGTATCGAACGCGTGCGGCATCTATTCTATTTCTCGGTGGCTCACCACAACGGCGACGTGGCGACCCACAGCGCATTGATTCGACACGCATTACATTTTTCAAATGGGGCAGATTCCTGAAGATCGCCTACCTCGTTCACGATCTTTCGGACCCTGCCGTTCACCGACGCGTCAGGATGCTGAAGGCTGGCGGCGCGCAGGTCAAAATTGCCGGGTTTACCCGGGTTGCCGTGCCGCCGACGCACATTGAAGGATGCGAGGCCGCAAGCCTCGGCCGGACCAAGGACGGGCATCTGCTGGCGCGGGTAGGGTCGGTCGCGATGGCGGCGGCGCGGCTGAAGCGGCTGGGAGACGTCCTGGATGGCTGTCAGGTGGTGCTGGCGAGAAATCTCGAAATGCTGTTGTTGGCGAGCATGGCGCGGAAGCGATATGCCGCGAATGCCGCGCTGGTGTTCGAATGTCTCGACATTCATCGTCTGCTGTTGCGCGACAACTTGCCGGGCCGTCTTTTGCGCGCGATGGAAAGCAGCCTCGTCAACGGCGTTGATCTGATCGTGACGAGTTCGCCTCGCTTCGTCTCCGAATATTTCAAGCCGCGCAATCTGGCCGCGCCAATCAGGATCATCGAGAACAAGGTTCTGCTTCCGGATTTCGGCAACGTCGATCCCGAGCGGTCCGCGCGCCGAAACGGCCCGCCCTGGAAAATCGGCTGGTTCGGAATGCTGAGGTGCCAGCGAAGCTTTGACATCCTGGCCTCGGTGGCCCGCCAGTGCGGCGGCAACCTGGAAGTCGTGATCGCCGGTCGTCCTTCCCCGAACGAGTTTCCCGACTTCGAGGGGCTCGTGGCCCGCGCGCCCCACGTCACCTTTGCCGGGCCGTATCGTTTCGACGAGTTGCCTGCACTCTATCACCGTGTGCATTTTTGCTGGGCCGTCGACTATTTCGAAAAAGGTTTGAACTCGTCGTGGCTGCTGCCCAACCGGATCTACGAGAGCGCGTTTTTTGGCGCCGTGCCGATTGCGGCTGAAGGCGTCGAAACCGCACGCTGGCTGGCGGACAAGCATATCGGCCTCACCTTGAACGGCGATCCCGAAGCGGCGCTCCGCGCCATTGTCACGTCCATGACCAGTGAATATCATCAACAATTGTCCGACGCGCTGAAGAGTATCCCGACGGCAGAACTGGCTGACACGGCGAGCAGTTGTCGTCAGTTGATCGAAGATCTCGCGAAGCTCAACATCTCCAGCCGACAGAGACCGTGACACATGCCGATCGCTTCTGAGGAACTCGCGAGCTTGCCGTCGTCTGCCGTCGTCGTCATTCCTTGTCTGAACGAGGAAGATTACATTCAAGGCGTGTTGGATCATTTCGCGGGGGAGCCCGAGCATATTGTTCGAAAGATCGTGGTTGCGGATGGCGGAAGCGCCGATCGAACGATTGAAATTGTCGAGGCGTGTTCCCGGCGCGATGGCCGGATCGTTCTCCTCAACAATGTCAGGCGGATTCAGAGCAGCGGGATCAACAGGGCTGTCGAGCAGTATGGCGATCTGGCTCCGTTCATCATCCGGGTCGATGCGCATGCCGATTATCCCGCAGGCTTTTGTGGAACATTGCTCGCTGCCCAGCAGATGACTGGCGCCGACTCGGTCGTTGTCAGCATGACCGCCAGGGGCGTGTCGTGTTTCCAGAAGGCCGCGGCCGC
It contains:
- a CDS encoding metallophosphoesterase family protein; this translates as MLGNFPIYPHEGALGMRASLEGAEQLMVQGRRPLLPAGVRIYAFGDVHGRLDLLDELLGKVDADLAGHPVARAIFVFLGDYIDRGNHSRETIDRLIERHEMGEHVFLKGNHEQIALKCLSDPGLFDRWLRLGGTETLASYGIEVGSKIRIAELQAAFHRALPQTHIKFFRALRPSFECGDFFFAHAGVKPRVALARQAEKDLLWIREAFLTSNADFGKTIIHGHTPGYEIEVRPNRINIDTGAYATGRLTCLVMEGSSLSFIDTLPS
- a CDS encoding glycosyltransferase family protein, with product MRAMESSLVNGVDLIVTSSPRFVSEYFKPRNLAAPIRIIENKVLLPDFGNVDPERSARRNGPPWKIGWFGMLRCQRSFDILASVARQCGGNLEVVIAGRPSPNEFPDFEGLVARAPHVTFAGPYRFDELPALYHRVHFCWAVDYFEKGLNSSWLLPNRIYESAFFGAVPIAAEGVETARWLADKHIGLTLNGDPEAALRAIVTSMTSEYHQQLSDALKSIPTAELADTASSCRQLIEDLAKLNISSRQRP